The DNA window TCGGCCGTGGAGGTCAGGCAGCCGCAGGGGTCGCACTCCCACACTCCGGAGCCGAGGGGCTCCATGGGTTCGCCGCAGCACGTCGGGTCCAGGTGGCCCATTCAGTCCTCCCGGGTGACGACGGAGAACTGCGTGATCCTGCACTGCTGCGGGGCGAGGCCCTGAGTGGAGGCGAACTCCTCGACCGCGAAGATGCAGATCTGCTCGTCGGTGATGGGGCCGCCGCCGGGACGGCCGACGTCACCGGTGATGCCGTGGATCGTGCCGTCGGGGGTCTGGATGCGGGCGATGTAGGAGGCTGTGGGCATCAGCGCGTCGCCCCCGCCAGGACCTGCCACAGCAGGTCCGTCGGCCCCCACGTGAGGTCCACGATGGTGAGCTGTCGGGCCGTGACCAGCTGGTCGACGGCGGGGCGCGGCACGCCCGCCCAGGTCGTGCGCAGGTGGCGGCGCGGGAGCAGGTCGCCGAACCCGGTAACGGGCCGGCCGTCGGCCTCGGTGACGGTGATGCCGCCGGGCTGGCCGTCCAGGACCACGGCCAGGCCCGCGAGCCTGGCGGACTCGCACAGGGTGGTCAGCAGGACCGCGTCGGCGGGGATGTAGCCGGTGACGGCGGCGCGCTGGCGCCACCGCCGCCCGTCGAACCCCGGCCCGTCGACCCCGGGCTGGGACGAGTCGGTCAGGTAGCCGGCGCGGCAGGCGGCGGCGAGGACCGGCACCAGGGGCGTGGTCTCGTCAGCGGCCGGCCCGTAGTAGGCCGGCCGGGAGGGGATTCGCCCCTCCAGCCAGGCCGCCATCAGCAGGCTGAGTTCGCGCAGCGACTGGGCGGTCGTCCACGTCAGGGCGGTCACCGGGTCACCACCGGGCGGGCGAGGTCGCGGTGCTGGACGGTGACGTCGTAGCCCTGCTCGCGCAGGAGCCGGGCGACGGTGTTGATGACGACCACGGAGCGGTGGCGGCCGCCGGCGCAGCCGACCGCGGCGGTCACCGGCCTGTCCCCGTATCCCGAGCGGGCGGCGCAGGCCAGGGCGAGGGTGTTGATGACGGCGGGCACGCCGGGGGTCCCCAGGACCTTGGTGATGACGGCCTGGTCGCGGCCGGTGAGCTGGCGCATCGCGGGGTCGACGTGGGGGTCGCGGAAGGACCGCAGGTCTTGGGCAAAGTCGGCGGCGGGGGTGGGTCCGTGCAGGTAGCCGAAGCTGATGATGGTGATGGCCATCAGTGGCCTGCCTTCCTGGCGAGGGCGGCGGCCTCGCGGACCAGGGTGAGCGCCTGGTCGCGGGAGACGTGCGGCTGGTCGTTCCAGTGCGGGTAGTCCTGGCGGATGCCGCGCTGGGTGAGGACGGCCTGGAGGTAGGTGCCGGCGGTGATGGCGGTGTCCTGGCCGCCGTAGCCGAGGTGGTGCAGGACGGCCTGGGCGCCGAGGATGCAGCGGCGGCCGCTGGGGGTTCGCCAGCCGCTGGGGGTCTGGGCCCAGCCCCAGCGCTCCAGGACCAGGGCGGTCAGCTCCAGGTGCTGGGCGGGGGTGATCCGCAGCCGCTGGACGGCCTCGCGGTGCCGGCCGGGGTGCAGGACCAGCAGCCGGTCGGGCAGCAGGCGCCAGATCCCGCCGGGCAGGACGTCGTGGTGGCGGCCGCGGCTGCGGGCCGGGGCCGGGAGGCCCGCGAGGGCGGTGCGGACCAGTTCGTCGGTGGTGGCCGTGACCAGCGGGTGGGCGGTGGCCCGGCCGCGCGCGGACAGGTACCGCTCGATGTCGCCTACCAGGTCGGCGGCCAGGCCGTCGAGGAGGTCGTCACCGAGGAGCTCGGCCAGCTCGGCGGCCGTCGAGCCGCTTGCCCGGTGGTGGGTGGGTGTGCTCATCTGTCAGATGCCTCCGACTCTTTGGTGATCGGTGGTGGGTGGGGCGCCCCGACTGCTTGCCGGCGTGAGGGGGCGCCCCGGTCAGAGCTAGGACCCGGTGCGGGTCCAGGCCCACGGCTGGCGGCTCTTCGCCGCGCTGCCGGCGGCGTCGGCCAGCGCGTGCACGTCGTCCGCGACGTCGGTGTCCATGCGCGGGTGGCAGGCCGCCAGCCGCAGGACGTCCTCGGCCTGGCCCGCCTCGGCCCAGCCCAGCGCGAACTCGCGGCGGCCCCGGATCCCGTCCGCGAGGACCCGGATCGCGCGCCACTCCCGGGTGGTCGTCAGCTGCACGACCGCCCGCTCCACCGCGTCCAGCCGGCGGTCGGCCAGCCGCAGCCGCTCCCCGTAGGGGGCGTGTGAGATAGCCCAGCTCATCGGCCGGTCTCCTTCCTCGTGGTGTTCGTGGTGTGCTGCATGTCGCCGAGGGCGTGCCGGGTGCCGACCACGTCGCGCGCGGCCGCGACCACCTCCCGGCCCCACTCCTCGGTCAGGGCGTGGAGCGCCCCGGCCTGCTGCGCCTGCGGCAGGTCGAGCGCGGCCCGCACCTGTGCGAGCAGCTGCTCCATCCGCCCGTCGGTGTCCGTCACTGGCTGACCAGCCAGCCGGCGCCGGGCTGCGCGATGCCGCGGGCCGCCTCGGCGGCCGCCCACTGCGCGCCCGGGCACTGCGTGACGTGGGCGT is part of the Actinacidiphila yeochonensis CN732 genome and encodes:
- a CDS encoding DUF6919 domain-containing protein gives rise to the protein MTALTWTTAQSLRELSLLMAAWLEGRIPSRPAYYGPAADETTPLVPVLAAACRAGYLTDSSQPGVDGPGFDGRRWRQRAAVTGYIPADAVLLTTLCESARLAGLAVVLDGQPGGITVTEADGRPVTGFGDLLPRRHLRTTWAGVPRPAVDQLVTARQLTIVDLTWGPTDLLWQVLAGATR
- a CDS encoding RapZ C-terminal domain-containing protein; translation: MAITIISFGYLHGPTPAADFAQDLRSFRDPHVDPAMRQLTGRDQAVITKVLGTPGVPAVINTLALACAARSGYGDRPVTAAVGCAGGRHRSVVVINTVARLLREQGYDVTVQHRDLARPVVTR
- a CDS encoding DUF6197 family protein translates to MSTPTHHRASGSTAAELAELLGDDLLDGLAADLVGDIERYLSARGRATAHPLVTATTDELVRTALAGLPAPARSRGRHHDVLPGGIWRLLPDRLLVLHPGRHREAVQRLRITPAQHLELTALVLERWGWAQTPSGWRTPSGRRCILGAQAVLHHLGYGGQDTAITAGTYLQAVLTQRGIRQDYPHWNDQPHVSRDQALTLVREAAALARKAGH
- a CDS encoding DUF7739 domain-containing protein encodes the protein MSWAISHAPYGERLRLADRRLDAVERAVVQLTTTREWRAIRVLADGIRGRREFALGWAEAGQAEDVLRLAACHPRMDTDVADDVHALADAAGSAAKSRQPWAWTRTGS